The DNA region ACTCTTACTAACATAAATTTTTCCACGCCCAAATCCAAAATCTCCTGTACTCCAACCTGAAATTTGGTTCCCAACAAGAGTTGTATCATCACATAAAACATAAATGTCACTAAATTCAGTTCCATCTGGAATAGGAAAAATTCCTACATCTCCACTATCTGAATTCATATTCACAAATCCAGTATTAAAAGCCAAATCACCTTCAATAAAAAACTTAATTCCTGAAATATTATCAATATATCCAAATTCACAAATATCGTCTTGTTGTTCAACATAAGTTGCTCTTAGTACATCAACATTAGGTTCTCCTAAAATATAATTTCCATTAATATTAACCTCTACTGCATCTAGATTTTTTTGCAAATCGTTACCAACAAAAGGATTCAAATTTTTATAAAATACTGGATAAACACCTGAACATTGAGCAACAATTTGAGTTATATACAAAGAAGAAATGTCACTACCAAAAACATTCCATAAAATCTCATTTGAATAATCAAAATCATCAGAACTATAATCAAATTTTAAATACAACTCATCATCCAAAACAACTTCGCCATCTAAAACATTATCTAAATAAGGTACAGGATTGCCATCATTAATCGAATCCAAAACATCCAAAACATTACAACAACTAAGATCACCATTAATACCATCAATCTCTAATGGATGTGGACCCAAACATTGAGCAGGATAAATTTCAATAACAAAAGGCTCAATCATAGAAGACTCTGCTGAATTTTCAACTGTAATCTCAACTCTTTGAACCTTATCCGATATTGGAATCTCAAAATCTAAATCACCTGCACTCTCAAAAGTTTGAGTATAAGTATCAATCAAATTTACTCCTTCAAAAATTTCAATTCTTACAGGAAAATTACTAATAGGAACACTACAAAACCTCTTAAGTGTTAAAATTGAAGGTTGAATGTCAATACCTAAAGAAGGATCAACATAAAGTTGATAACCAAAAACACTATTATAATCAGTACTTAAATCAATAAAAACATTATCAAATGGACCCTCTATTGGAAAGAGCGAATGTCCAAAATTATTAAAATCTATACACTCAACAAATTCTTGATTATTAGTATTATCTGGAAAACCTGTAATGAATACTAAATTGTAAGTTCTAATTGCATCCCCATCAGTAATCTGTATTTCATAAGTATACAATTTCTCTCTTTTTGGTAAAAAAGTAAGCATCCCTTCAGGCGTCAAATCAAAATCTGCATCACTCCTATGAATATGCTGTTCAACAAAATAAAACTTCCAATTATCTACAATCTGTTCATCATAACTCTCATCCCATAAATTATAAGTTATAGGAACATTAGCTGAGGCTATCATGACTATAGCATCCTCTGAATAATCAACATCAAAACCTAAATCCAAATTTGTAAATTCAATATATGGTGCAACATTTTCATAAGCAAAATTAAAAACAAAAGGCCTACCTAAAATCATACTATTATAATCAATTATAGAATAAACATACTGTTTATGTTCTTCTTCATCTAAAATATATCTACTTCTAAACTCAAAACCTGAATTTTCAACTCCCACATTTGCAAATAAATTCCTAAAATAATCACTTGAAGATAAAACTTCAACAATATTTTCACCATTCAAATAATTAATACTCTTATTCAAGTCATACTTATAATTGAGAATTTTCTTAGAAAATTCATTTATAATTGCACCATATCTAACATTTAAAGTAACCTTAGAATTTTCATAAGATGTAGAAAAATCCTTATTAGAAACGCCAATAGGATAAAAAACTTCTGCACTAATATCTTCAATATTAAAAGTTACATTAACTTCGAATTTATTATTCAAATTAATAACACTCATATTACTAAGGGATTGTGGATCAACATTATTCAAAACTGAAATATCATCAAAATGTGCAATAAAATAAAACTCAGTTTCTGAAACAACTTCACCAGAAATAAAACCCTCAAAATAATCAAGCTCTAATTCATCTCCAATCTCTGCATCAAAATTCTCAATAAAAATAATACCCTCAACTAAATCAAACCATAAAACATTTCCAGTAAAATCATTATATTCAAAATCATATAATTCTTCTACATCTTCAAAATTTAAACACTTCAAAAATTCATATGTAATAAATCTTTCAAAATCTTCTTTAATAGTATGAGAATAAATTGAATTAGTAGAATCATCAATTGGTGGAGAATATATCTCAACTTGTGAATGTACTAAAACTCTTGACTGTAAATTATTCCAATTCAAATCAAGATTAGAAAATAGTTTTTTTGTATAAGTATCATGAGGAATAACTCCTCCAAAATAATATTCACCCTCATTATAAATAAATCCACCCCTCAATCCAGAAGTAATTGTTGCCCTCTTTAAACTTCTATCAATACAATGATCAACTCTCTCTTTAACAAAATTTATCCTATCATCACCAACTGAATTAATTTTAACTTTATCTTTATCAATTTGATTATTCTTATCACTAAAATTAGAAAAAATTAGAAAAATTAACAAAAACAAAATAAATACAGCAATCAAAATAAAAATTGAAATTTGAGATTTTTTACTCATTTTTTAAACATAGGTCTAAATATGAAAAATAAAATTACTCCAACTAATAAAATTGCAAGATAATTAATAAATTTGAAACTTGCATTATCTGCAACTTCAATTTTAAACTTCTCTCTATCTGCCAAACTAACTTTTTTATTAATCGTATAATTAATATCTGAGGGAATTTCTTCAACACTCCAAGCAATAAGAGGGTCCTCATCTAAAATCTCATACTCCAAATCACTAAAAATTAAATCATCTTGATTCTCTGAGTTTAAATTTTCAATAACTTCTTTAGGAATTCTACTTCCAATTTTAAGACCTTCCATTGAACCATCAATATGTAAAATCACTTGAGTTTTATCTCCTAAATCAATAAATTCTTGATTTGCAGAAATACCTGAATATAAAAATTCAGTATTTGAGAAAAAATTAACAACCTCACCTAACTCATCTTTTAGAACTGCACTAAATTCATACTCTCCATCCCCGAGCTTTGAAACTTCACAAGTAATTTTCTCATATCGCTCATCTCCTTCATTAAATGACAAATCATAAGAACAAATCACACCCTCAAAATCTTCTAAGTCTTCATCCGAACTATTAAACTTAAGATTTAGCTCAAACAAACTACTAAGACCACTTAAATAATTAATTTCATAAGAAATTTTATTTGAAGGAGCTTCTTCATCAATATATAAAAACAAGTAAGTAAGAATATCTTTTTCAACTAAAATCTCATCATTCAACGAATCATCATTGCCTAAATCTAAATTTAATGGAGCTGCAAAAATTGAACTCATCATTAATAAAGTTACAACTGCTAAAACAAACCTTTTAATCATAAGAAAAATACTAAAAAACTTATTTATAAAGCTTTGTAAACCCCAAAGGTTTACAACGGCATAGGAATTAACAATTCATTGCTTTTGTAAAGACTACATAAAGATGGCTTAAAAATTATAAAATATAATCTATTAAGTTTATAAATCGTAAAAAGTAAACAATAAAATAACATAACTCTTATAAACAACTCCAAACCATAATTAATAGGTTTAAATAGACATAGACTATTTTTTTGAAAAAATGGCAGAAAAATATAGAGATAACGTTACAGCAATTATTATTAACAAAGACAAAAAGGTTCTGATGTGCGAACACATATGGATTGATGGAGCATGGCAATTTCCGCAAGGAGGGCTAGAGAAGGGAGAAAGTAGAGAAGAAGCAGTATTAAGAGAGTTAAAAGAAGAAATTGGCACTGACAAATTAGAGGTTCTAAGCCAAATGGATGAACCAATTAAATACATCTTTCCACACTACCTAAAAGAGAAATATGGTATGAATGGGAATGAACAAAACTTCTTTTTACTATATTTCTATGGTAAAGACTCTGAAATTAGATTTGACAATCAAGAAAAACCTGAATTTAAATCATTCAAATGGGTTGAATACATGCAACCCCCTCTAGAAGTAATCTACTTTAAAAAACTATCTTACCTCAAGGCTCTTGAATATTTCAAGGAAGAAGTTGACAAAATAGAAGTAAAAGAAATAGAAGAAAAAGTAAAAAATAAAAAATAAAATAATTCTTACCTACCCATAAGTATTACAAATACTCCTATCACCAACAAAAACATAACTGCAGAGACCACATCACTATCTATATTTGAAAATACACCAGTATCAATTTCAGTATTAGTAATATCGTCAACCCCAGTATTGTAACTAGTATCAATAATATAAGAATCATTTTGAGGATTATTAATATCAAAAGAATTGTTCAAAGCAAAAAAACTTTTAACAACAATAACTAAGAATAAAAGTGCAAATGCTATTAAAATTATTTTAGCATTCTCTTTCTTAATAACTTGAGCAGTGATCTTTCCTGCATCAACTCCTAAAAACATAAAAATAATCATAAGTAAAAATACTATAAAAAATATAATCACAAACCAATTTATTGCATAACTAATTGCGTAAGTTACAACTCCACTAAAAGATACAATAATTGCTGCTAAAAGTGCTACTAGTGCATTAATTGTTTCTTTTTTCTCACCTAGTACTTCTAACTTTGTCAAAAGTGCATAAATAATTACATACATCAAAATACCAACAAATAAAACCTTTAAATTCTCTAAAAAACCTATCGCAAAAATTTCAGCCATACAAAATATATAATATAAACGTTTATAAATTTTAGCAAACAGAACTATATTATGAGATTTTTATCAAACAAAGAAAAAAAAGAACTTGAAAACAAACTTCCAAAAGGATACGAAATAAACAAAAAAGGTGAAATAAAAGAAGGTAATGATAGCGTAATTTATAATGCAAATGAAAAATTTCTAATCATAAAAGATGACAAATACATTCCACATCTAAAATCTGTTGATGATTCGAAATATTCTTCAGTATATGTAGACAAAGGCGCAATCCCTTTCGTAATAAAAGGAGCAGACTTAATGAGACCTGGAATTCAAAAAATTGAGGATAACATAAACAAAAATGATATAATTTTAGTAAAAGATGAGAATCATAACAAAACTATTGCAATAGGAATATCTATGTTTTCATCAGAAGATATGCAAAATCAAGAAAAAGGCAAGTCAGTTAAAATTATACATTATGTAGGAGATAGTTATTATTAAAATTAAAGAATTCAAAGAATATATTTATTCCTATTTGAGAAACCTCAAATTGGTTAAAAATCACTTAAGTGATTTTTATTCTTCGTCTTCTGCTTCTTCATTAGCTTCAATAACTTGAGCTAGTCTTTCTTCATACTCTTCTTGACCGATTACACCTTTCTCAATTAATAAATCGATTAAAGCATCAACCTTATCATGTGATTCATAAATTAAATCTAATTCAGTAACTTCTTCGTAATTTTCTTCTGTCATTGTAATAAATAAACTACACTTCTAAATATAAATATATCTTTTTAGAATCAAAAAGTTTACCAAAAAATGTAAATCAAATAATTAAAACAATTTTTAATTTAGTGATTATAAAATAAATACTAATTTAATCAAAAAAAACTAATTCTTACCTATAAGTTAATATAATATATTAAAATTAAAAATACCTAAAAAAAACTATGAGAAGAGAAGAGATGATAAAAGTTGAAAATTATTTCGAAGTTTTTATCATTATATCCTTAGTTAGTCTATTTTTTTATTTAATCAAAGGATTCATAATTTCATTGTTTCTTGCAGTATCTTTTGTATTCATATTCTACAAACCTTATCAAAAACTTAAACAAAAAACTAAAAATAAAACAATATCAGCAATATTCATAATTTTTTTAGCAATAACATTAATTCTCCTACCAACTTATTTACTATTAACCTCACTAATAGAACAAACAAGTTCAATCATACAAAATTCAGATAGCATTGTAAATAATCTAAATTTTGACAATTGTCAATATTTTTTTTGTAATACATTAAAAAGCAATGTTAATGTAATAGATTTGAAATTCGACTCAATTGTCACAAAAACGGGCCAATATTTAATAAATTCATTTTCAGAAATATTCAACTCTATAACAACTATAATTTTAAATTTTTTTGTATTTATCCTAGCATTTTATTATTTATTAGTTGATGGAGAAAATTTTTTACAAAGTATAAAAAAAATGATTCCTATGAAAAATGATTATAAAGATGCTTTATTTTATAGATTCAAAGATGTAACTTTAGCAGTATTTGTAGATTCAATTTTTGTTGCAATGATTCAAGGAGGATTAGTAGGATTAGGATTTTGGTTTTTCGAATTAAATTCGCCAATATTTTGGGCAACAATTGCATCATTTTTTGCACTAATTCCTATGATAGGTACAGCATTTGTATGGGTACCAGGAGTTTTATATTTATATTCTCAACAAGACTATTTATCTGCAATCCTTCTACTATTATACGGTGGAGTTGTTATTAGTCTATCAGATAATTTTATCAGACCATTTTTAATAAAACAAAAAATTAAAGTCCATTCATTTTTAATACTTTTAAGTATATTAGGAGGCCTTGAAGTATTTGGATTTATAGGTATATTCTTAGGACCAATCATTATAAGTCTTTTAATCACTATATTTCAACTATACAAACTTGATTTCAGATAAACAAAAAACAACAAAGATAAAACAACCTTTATAAAT from Candidatus Woesearchaeota archaeon includes:
- a CDS encoding AI-2E family transporter translates to MRREEMIKVENYFEVFIIISLVSLFFYLIKGFIISLFLAVSFVFIFYKPYQKLKQKTKNKTISAIFIIFLAITLILLPTYLLLTSLIEQTSSIIQNSDSIVNNLNFDNCQYFFCNTLKSNVNVIDLKFDSIVTKTGQYLINSFSEIFNSITTIILNFFVFILAFYYLLVDGENFLQSIKKMIPMKNDYKDALFYRFKDVTLAVFVDSIFVAMIQGGLVGLGFWFFELNSPIFWATIASFFALIPMIGTAFVWVPGVLYLYSQQDYLSAILLLLYGGVVISLSDNFIRPFLIKQKIKVHSFLILLSILGGLEVFGFIGIFLGPIIISLLITIFQLYKLDFR
- a CDS encoding RNA pyrophosphohydrolase, which translates into the protein MAEKYRDNVTAIIINKDKKVLMCEHIWIDGAWQFPQGGLEKGESREEAVLRELKEEIGTDKLEVLSQMDEPIKYIFPHYLKEKYGMNGNEQNFFLLYFYGKDSEIRFDNQEKPEFKSFKWVEYMQPPLEVIYFKKLSYLKALEYFKEEVDKIEVKEIEEKVKNKK
- a CDS encoding DUF1947 domain-containing protein, which translates into the protein MRFLSNKEKKELENKLPKGYEINKKGEIKEGNDSVIYNANEKFLIIKDDKYIPHLKSVDDSKYSSVYVDKGAIPFVIKGADLMRPGIQKIEDNINKNDIILVKDENHNKTIAIGISMFSSEDMQNQEKGKSVKIIHYVGDSYY